The following coding sequences are from one Microbulbifer sp. TB1203 window:
- a CDS encoding error-prone DNA polymerase — MQYAELFCQSNFSFLQGASHPQELVQTAHRLGYSALAITDECSLSGIVRAYKELETINSHRSRHPGECRDPETPLKLICGSFFRLQEGGQLVLLAPNKSAYSELCQLISTSRLRAEKGQYQTHLQDLLDLCRETIAIWIPQGGKALFIPEELKRHFANRLYIALNNPLGGHQNQKILDLMQFAQQEQLPLVATNAVLMHCRSRKPLQDVLNANYHNCTLEQLGYRLEQNAERYLRPLSDIAALYPRGAIESTLAIADCCHFNLGELCYQYPSEVLPAGKNASDYLRELVLEGAAKRWPGGTPEKIAKQIEKELGIITELHYEHYFLTIYDIVQYARNQHILHQGRGSAANSVVCYCLFITEVDPEKIELLFERFISRERNEPPDIDVDFEHERREEVIQYVYGKYGRHRAGLAATKISYRFKSALRDIGKALGIGAATIERLQAERAWWDKLEDFPQQIQKAGIDPDSTAGKMLPKLLQQIYGFPRHLSQHVGGFVITEQPLHTLVPIENAAMEDRTIVQWDKEDIEDLKLMKVDILALGMLTALRKSLSYIALYGPKLRLQDIPREDPEVYEMLCQADTVGVFQVESRAQMSMLPRLQPRRFYELVIEVAIVRPGPIQGGMVHPYLRRKQKLEPVVYPHSNLEPVLNRTLGVPIFQEQVIQLSMVAAGFSGGEADELRRAMASWGKNGNLLRFKDKLIQGMLKNGYEAEFAEQLFNQMKGFGSYGFPESHSASFALLAYFSAWVKYHHPAAFYCGLLNSQPMGFYAPAQLVYDAQRHNVKVLPIDVLHSHWDHRLELYSPLPLVGEELGERALPCKSGPWPRSTQAEYLEIQEPSQALPTSHPSFRRRPESSPPALRLGMRLIKGLNEQTAITICKIRAEQGFHSQPQFRERTHLPTDQLAALATANALSSLSDNRYLNTWQSLNGEITDRTTPGYHPGNSQEDNSYSDYTSTGLTLREHPIALLRRRDHYRNHLTAAQLKDCTDGQQVQVLGLVTCRQRPGSASGVLFLTLEDETGVVNVVVWDKVQQRYRREIQRGNILEIEGLVQLNKDRGESQYSVIHLIGKKIRGLAWREIQKVRSFH, encoded by the coding sequence ATGCAGTACGCCGAACTCTTCTGCCAAAGCAATTTCTCCTTTCTCCAGGGCGCCTCCCATCCACAGGAGCTGGTGCAAACCGCCCACAGGCTGGGCTACAGCGCCCTGGCCATTACCGACGAATGTTCCCTCTCCGGCATAGTGCGCGCCTACAAGGAACTGGAAACAATCAATTCCCATCGCTCTCGTCATCCCGGCGAATGCCGGGATCCAGAAACACCACTCAAGCTAATCTGTGGCAGCTTCTTTCGCCTGCAGGAAGGCGGGCAACTGGTCCTGCTGGCCCCCAACAAATCCGCCTACAGTGAACTCTGCCAGCTGATATCCACCTCCCGCCTGCGCGCGGAGAAAGGGCAATACCAAACCCACTTGCAGGACCTGCTGGACCTGTGTCGGGAAACTATCGCTATCTGGATTCCACAGGGAGGAAAAGCGCTATTTATCCCCGAAGAGCTAAAGCGGCATTTTGCCAACCGGCTCTATATCGCCCTCAACAACCCACTGGGCGGCCACCAGAACCAGAAAATCCTGGACCTGATGCAGTTTGCACAACAGGAACAACTGCCACTGGTAGCCACCAACGCAGTGCTGATGCACTGCCGCAGCCGCAAACCCCTCCAGGATGTACTCAATGCGAATTACCACAACTGCACCCTGGAACAGCTGGGCTACCGGCTGGAACAAAATGCCGAGCGCTACCTGCGCCCACTGAGCGATATCGCAGCCCTCTATCCCAGGGGGGCCATAGAGAGCACCCTCGCCATCGCCGACTGCTGTCATTTCAATCTCGGCGAACTGTGCTATCAGTACCCTTCCGAAGTTCTGCCCGCTGGAAAAAATGCCAGCGATTATCTGCGCGAACTGGTACTGGAAGGCGCCGCAAAACGCTGGCCGGGAGGCACCCCGGAGAAAATCGCCAAACAGATAGAAAAAGAGCTCGGAATCATCACCGAACTCCACTACGAACATTACTTTCTCACCATCTACGATATAGTCCAGTACGCCCGCAATCAGCATATCCTCCACCAGGGCCGCGGCTCCGCCGCCAACTCCGTGGTCTGCTACTGCCTGTTTATCACCGAGGTGGACCCGGAAAAGATCGAGCTGCTGTTCGAGCGCTTTATCTCCCGCGAGCGCAACGAACCGCCGGATATCGATGTGGACTTCGAGCACGAAAGGCGCGAAGAGGTGATCCAGTACGTCTACGGAAAATACGGCCGCCACCGCGCCGGCCTCGCCGCCACCAAGATCAGCTACCGCTTCAAGAGCGCCCTGCGGGATATCGGCAAAGCCCTGGGCATCGGCGCCGCCACCATCGAGCGGCTGCAAGCGGAGCGCGCTTGGTGGGACAAACTGGAAGACTTTCCACAGCAGATACAAAAAGCCGGTATAGACCCCGATAGCACCGCGGGCAAAATGCTGCCGAAACTGCTGCAACAGATTTACGGCTTCCCCCGTCACCTGTCCCAACATGTGGGCGGCTTCGTGATTACCGAACAGCCGCTGCACACCCTGGTGCCCATCGAAAATGCCGCCATGGAAGACCGCACCATCGTGCAGTGGGACAAAGAGGATATCGAAGACCTGAAACTGATGAAGGTGGATATCCTCGCCCTGGGCATGCTCACCGCCCTGCGCAAATCCCTGAGCTATATCGCCCTCTACGGCCCCAAACTCAGGCTGCAGGATATTCCCCGCGAAGATCCCGAAGTCTACGAAATGCTCTGCCAGGCCGACACCGTCGGCGTCTTCCAGGTGGAATCCCGAGCGCAGATGAGCATGCTGCCCCGGCTGCAGCCGCGCAGGTTCTACGAACTGGTTATCGAAGTCGCCATAGTCCGACCCGGGCCGATACAGGGCGGCATGGTGCACCCCTACCTCCGTCGCAAGCAGAAGCTGGAACCGGTTGTCTATCCGCACTCAAATTTGGAACCGGTACTCAACCGCACGCTGGGCGTGCCGATTTTCCAGGAACAGGTCATCCAGCTATCCATGGTCGCCGCCGGCTTCAGCGGCGGCGAGGCCGACGAACTGCGCCGGGCCATGGCCAGTTGGGGCAAAAACGGCAACCTGCTCAGATTCAAGGACAAACTGATTCAGGGCATGCTGAAAAATGGCTACGAAGCGGAGTTTGCCGAACAACTATTCAACCAGATGAAAGGCTTCGGCTCCTACGGCTTCCCCGAGTCCCACTCCGCCAGCTTCGCCCTGCTGGCCTACTTCTCCGCCTGGGTCAAATATCATCATCCCGCAGCCTTCTACTGCGGCCTGCTCAACAGCCAGCCCATGGGCTTCTACGCCCCCGCCCAACTGGTCTACGATGCCCAGCGCCACAACGTAAAAGTTCTCCCCATCGACGTCCTCCACAGCCACTGGGACCACCGCCTGGAACTCTACTCTCCTCTCCCACTTGTGGGAGAGGAGTTGGGGGAGAGGGCCCTCCCCTGTAAGAGCGGCCCATGGCCGCGATCAACCCAAGCCGAATACCTCGAAATACAAGAACCCTCCCAGGCTCTACCAACTTCTCACCCGTCATTCCGGCGAAGGCCGGAATCCAGCCCCCCAGCACTCCGCCTGGGCATGCGCCTGATCAAAGGCCTAAACGAACAAACCGCAATCACCATCTGCAAAATCCGGGCAGAACAGGGCTTTCACTCCCAACCCCAGTTCCGCGAACGCACCCACCTGCCCACCGACCAACTCGCCGCCCTGGCCACCGCCAACGCCCTCAGCAGCCTCTCGGACAACCGCTACCTGAACACCTGGCAATCCCTGAACGGCGAAATAACCGACCGCACCACCCCCGGCTACCACCCGGGCAACTCCCAGGAAGACAACAGCTACAGCGACTACACCAGCACCGGTCTCACCCTCCGAGAACACCCCATCGCCCTGCTGCGCCGACGGGACCACTACCGCAACCATCTGACTGCCGCACAACTGAAAGACTGCACCGATGGCCAACAGGTACAGGTTCTCGGCCTGGTGACCTGCAGGCAGAGGCCCGGCAGTGCTTCCGGAGTTTTATTTCTGACCCTGGAGGATGAAACCGGAGTGGTTAACGTGGTGGTGTGGGATAAAGTGCAGCAACGCTATCGCCGGGAGATACAGCGGGGAAATATCTTAGAGATTGAGGGATTGGTACAGCTCAATAAAGACCGGGGAGAAAGCCAGTATTCGGTTATCCATTTGATCGGCAAGAAGATCCGCGGCCTGGCCTGGCGGGAAATTCAGAAAGTGAGGAGTTTTCATTGA
- a CDS encoding DUF3820 family protein, which yields MTFEKQDLLDIARMPMPFGKYAERPLIDLPEAYLLWFANKGFPEGRLGRLMALALEVKIEGLEGLIKPLKEG from the coding sequence GTGACCTTCGAAAAACAGGACCTGCTGGATATCGCGCGCATGCCCATGCCCTTCGGCAAATATGCAGAGCGGCCGCTGATCGACTTGCCGGAGGCCTACCTGCTGTGGTTTGCGAACAAGGGTTTTCCCGAGGGTCGGCTGGGCCGATTGATGGCGCTGGCCCTGGAAGTCAAAATCGAGGGACTGGAGGGGCTGATCAAGCCACTGAAAGAGGGTTGA
- a CDS encoding GIY-YIG nuclease family protein produces MARQPCVYILASKRNGTLYTGVTSNLVQRVWQHKNDFIEGFTKKYRVKTLVWYELHSTMENAISREKSIKNWKRAWKLNLIEKFNPHWRDLYPEIV; encoded by the coding sequence ATGGCCAGACAACCCTGTGTCTACATCCTTGCAAGCAAACGCAACGGCACCCTTTACACAGGTGTCACTTCAAACCTTGTACAGAGGGTCTGGCAGCACAAGAATGACTTTATAGAAGGGTTTACCAAAAAGTACAGAGTAAAAACCCTCGTCTGGTACGAACTCCACAGCACCATGGAAAACGCTATCAGTAGAGAAAAGTCCATCAAGAATTGGAAGCGAGCCTGGAAACTAAACCTGATCGAAAAATTCAATCCACACTGGCGAGATCTTTACCCGGAAATAGTCTAA
- a CDS encoding NAD(P)/FAD-dependent oxidoreductase, whose protein sequence is MSDFPAQTDVLVIGAGAAGLMCASVAGRRGRSVLVLDHANKVGKKILMSGGGRCNFTNLYTAPENFYSRNPHFCKSALARYTQWDFIALVEKHGIAYHEKTLGQLFCDNKSRDIVDLLLSECRESRVQIRTRCSIFSIEPREKGFCVRTSLGEVHSESLVIATGGLSIPTMGATGFGYEVARQFDLKLIDTRPALVPFTLHRRQLEQQGELPGSAVAVTASCDAGSFNEQLLFTHRGLSGPAILQISSHWREGRAVDFDLTPGRDLAQWLGEQRAERPNTHLHNALAELWSKKLVQYFLQQRKITSLPLKQYTQAELKDIGEQLQHWQLVPAGTEGYRTAEVTLGGVDTDEISSRTMECKKQPGLYFIGEVLDVTGWLGGYNFQWAWASGHAAGEVA, encoded by the coding sequence GTGAGCGACTTTCCCGCACAAACCGACGTGTTGGTGATCGGCGCCGGCGCCGCCGGGCTGATGTGCGCCTCGGTGGCCGGTCGGCGCGGCCGCAGCGTGCTGGTGCTGGACCACGCCAACAAGGTGGGCAAGAAAATCCTGATGTCCGGCGGCGGGCGCTGCAATTTCACCAACCTGTATACGGCGCCGGAAAATTTCTACAGCCGCAACCCGCACTTCTGCAAATCGGCCCTGGCCCGCTACACCCAGTGGGACTTTATCGCCCTGGTGGAAAAACACGGAATCGCCTACCACGAGAAAACCCTGGGTCAGCTGTTCTGCGACAATAAATCCAGGGATATCGTCGATCTCCTGCTGAGCGAGTGTCGAGAATCCCGGGTGCAGATTCGCACCCGTTGCAGTATTTTCTCCATCGAGCCGCGGGAAAAAGGTTTTTGCGTGCGCACCAGCTTGGGAGAGGTGCACAGCGAATCCCTGGTAATCGCCACCGGCGGCCTGTCGATCCCCACCATGGGGGCCACCGGGTTCGGCTATGAGGTGGCGCGCCAGTTCGACCTCAAACTTATCGACACCCGACCGGCGCTGGTGCCCTTTACCCTGCACAGGCGCCAACTGGAGCAGCAGGGGGAGCTGCCCGGCAGCGCAGTGGCGGTCACTGCCAGCTGCGATGCGGGCAGTTTTAACGAGCAGTTGCTGTTTACCCACCGGGGACTGAGTGGCCCTGCGATATTGCAGATTTCCAGCCACTGGCGCGAGGGGCGGGCAGTGGACTTCGATCTGACGCCGGGCCGGGATCTGGCACAGTGGTTGGGGGAGCAGCGGGCGGAAAGGCCGAATACCCACCTGCACAATGCGCTGGCGGAGCTGTGGAGCAAAAAGCTGGTGCAGTATTTTCTCCAGCAACGGAAAATTACCAGCCTGCCATTAAAACAGTACACACAGGCGGAACTGAAGGATATCGGCGAACAGCTGCAGCACTGGCAACTGGTACCCGCGGGCACCGAGGGCTACCGCACTGCGGAAGTCACCCTGGGCGGTGTGGACACCGATGAGATATCCTCGCGTACCATGGAGTGCAAAAAGCAGCCGGGACTCTATTTTATCGGCGAGGTGCTGGACGTGACCGGATGGCTGGGTGGATACAATTTTCAATGGGCCTGGGCGTCGGGCCACGCGGCGGGGGAGGTCGCCTGA
- a CDS encoding AbrB/MazE/SpoVT family DNA-binding domain-containing protein, which produces MTVATLSSKFQLGIPKAVREELGLKSGQKFTVVVKGSVIELVPVRSMDEMRGLLRGASTLEVRDRRDRF; this is translated from the coding sequence ATGACGGTGGCTACACTTTCCAGCAAGTTTCAACTTGGTATTCCCAAAGCTGTGCGCGAGGAGCTTGGGCTGAAGTCCGGGCAAAAGTTCACGGTTGTTGTCAAGGGCTCTGTGATTGAGCTGGTACCGGTACGATCCATGGATGAGATGCGAGGCCTGTTGCGTGGCGCCTCGACACTCGAAGTGCGTGACCGCCGGGATCGGTTCTGA
- a CDS encoding type II toxin-antitoxin system VapC family toxin, translating into MVVVDTCGWIEWLTDGALAENFKPWLADTEQLLVPTSIQFELYKWVKRERGEVAALETVAWTEQGKVVALDSNIALLAADLALQHRLSFADAIIYASASRHGAELITADDHFEGLQGVTFFDKRKKCTYSELP; encoded by the coding sequence ATGGTCGTGGTGGATACTTGCGGTTGGATAGAGTGGTTGACCGACGGTGCTCTGGCGGAGAACTTCAAGCCTTGGCTCGCAGATACCGAACAGCTGTTGGTGCCAACTTCCATTCAGTTCGAGCTCTACAAATGGGTTAAGCGGGAGCGCGGAGAGGTCGCGGCATTGGAGACGGTGGCCTGGACGGAGCAGGGTAAGGTGGTTGCGCTGGATAGTAATATTGCCCTGCTGGCAGCGGATCTGGCTCTTCAACACCGGCTGTCTTTTGCCGATGCGATTATTTACGCTTCCGCGAGCCGCCATGGTGCGGAGTTGATAACGGCCGATGACCATTTTGAAGGGTTGCAGGGTGTTACTTTTTTCGATAAGCGAAAAAAATGCACTTACTCAGAGCTTCCATAG
- the dcd gene encoding dCTP deaminase yields the protein MSIKSDKWIRRMAEQQGMIEPFEPGQVRHNGNGDRLISYGTSSYGYDVRCASEFKIFTNVHSATVDPKTFDENSFVDVEGDSCIIPPNSFALARTVEYFRIPRSVLTICLGKSTYARCGIIVNVTPLEPEWEGHVTLEFSNTTNLPAKIYAHEGVAQMLFFESDEVCDVSYADRGGKYQGQRGVTLPRA from the coding sequence GTGAGCATCAAGTCCGATAAGTGGATTCGTCGTATGGCCGAGCAGCAGGGCATGATCGAGCCGTTCGAGCCGGGGCAGGTGCGACACAACGGCAACGGTGACCGGCTGATCTCCTACGGTACCTCCAGCTACGGTTACGACGTGCGCTGCGCCAGCGAATTCAAGATCTTCACCAATGTGCACTCCGCCACCGTGGACCCCAAAACCTTTGACGAAAACAGCTTTGTCGATGTGGAAGGGGATTCCTGCATTATTCCCCCCAACTCCTTCGCCCTGGCGCGCACCGTGGAGTACTTCCGTATTCCGCGCTCGGTGCTGACCATCTGCCTGGGTAAATCCACCTATGCCCGTTGCGGCATTATCGTGAATGTCACGCCGCTGGAACCGGAGTGGGAAGGCCACGTCACACTGGAATTCTCCAATACCACCAACCTGCCGGCGAAGATCTACGCCCACGAGGGCGTGGCGCAGATGCTGTTCTTCGAGTCCGACGAGGTCTGCGACGTGTCCTACGCGGACCGCGGCGGCAAATACCAGGGCCAGCGCGGTGTAACCCTGCCGCGCGCCTGA
- a CDS encoding DNA polymerase Y family protein: MLWLCIQFPKLPLEALTRAQRHTSKAGPRAVIEGQLIVDANAPAAERGVECGLTIATACALCADLDLLQRDIQREEQLLRELAQWGYSFTPVVSPQPAESIESGDGGFACLYLELAGSLKASGGLQPLLQQLRRELRQMRISTFMGLGHSPSAARLLSQLPEHRQWLKETRSPPSPQQWRQWISFAPSKLLHCSNKTIAKLYACGIKRVSQLLAIPLSEVGSRFGRDFIDYLARLNGSRHDPVPSYQPPPEFHSELFFPSPLDNSEQLLFPAGRLVRELCRQLQRRQLYSQQLRWKLDFGRLGCKVFSVETSRPMLDPQRLIALTKLQLERLKLEHPVQALNLTCDQLSPLSQDDADDDLFGENSKLQRSHQLLDKLRARLGHQALSGVTLKESHLPEQAWQSADTLVVKSRASRKGQSLHPVSAPRPTWLLPRPDRLQNRGHKLFHRGELKLLQGPERIDGYWWQHNRHARDYYIARGEEGSLYWVFQDLTSEDWYLHGLYA, encoded by the coding sequence ATGCTCTGGCTCTGCATCCAATTCCCCAAACTCCCCCTGGAAGCCCTTACCCGTGCCCAGCGCCACACCTCCAAGGCGGGCCCCCGGGCGGTTATCGAAGGCCAATTGATCGTGGACGCCAACGCCCCCGCCGCCGAACGCGGCGTGGAATGCGGCCTCACCATCGCCACCGCCTGCGCCCTTTGCGCGGACCTGGACCTGCTGCAGCGGGATATCCAGCGGGAGGAACAGCTGCTGCGCGAACTGGCCCAGTGGGGCTACAGCTTTACCCCTGTGGTCTCCCCCCAGCCGGCGGAATCCATCGAGTCCGGCGACGGCGGCTTCGCCTGCCTCTACCTGGAACTGGCCGGCAGCCTCAAGGCCAGCGGCGGCCTGCAACCACTGTTGCAACAACTGCGCCGCGAGCTGCGCCAGATGCGCATCAGCACCTTTATGGGCCTGGGCCACAGCCCCAGCGCCGCGCGCCTGCTCAGCCAGTTGCCGGAACACCGCCAGTGGCTGAAGGAAACCCGGTCGCCACCCAGCCCGCAGCAATGGCGCCAGTGGATCAGCTTTGCCCCCAGCAAACTACTCCACTGCAGCAACAAGACCATTGCCAAACTCTACGCCTGCGGCATCAAGCGCGTCAGCCAACTGCTGGCCATCCCCCTGTCCGAAGTGGGCAGCCGCTTCGGCCGCGACTTTATCGACTACCTGGCCCGCCTCAACGGCAGCCGCCACGACCCTGTGCCCAGCTACCAGCCGCCCCCGGAATTCCACAGTGAACTCTTCTTCCCCAGCCCGCTGGACAACAGCGAGCAGCTGCTGTTTCCCGCCGGCCGCCTGGTGCGCGAACTCTGCCGGCAGCTGCAGCGCCGACAGCTCTACAGCCAGCAATTGCGCTGGAAACTGGATTTCGGCCGCCTCGGCTGCAAGGTGTTCAGCGTGGAGACCTCCCGTCCCATGCTGGACCCGCAGCGATTGATCGCACTCACCAAACTGCAACTGGAAAGGCTCAAACTGGAACATCCGGTACAGGCCCTGAACCTCACCTGCGACCAGCTATCCCCGCTCAGCCAGGACGATGCGGACGACGACCTGTTTGGAGAAAACAGCAAACTTCAGCGCAGCCACCAATTGCTGGACAAGCTCCGCGCCCGCCTGGGGCACCAGGCCCTGTCCGGCGTCACCCTGAAAGAGAGCCACCTGCCGGAACAGGCCTGGCAGAGCGCCGACACCCTGGTGGTAAAGAGCCGCGCCAGCCGGAAAGGCCAAAGCCTGCACCCGGTCAGCGCCCCCAGGCCAACCTGGCTGCTGCCCCGACCGGACAGACTGCAAAACCGCGGCCACAAGCTCTTCCACCGCGGCGAACTCAAACTGCTCCAGGGCCCCGAACGTATCGACGGCTACTGGTGGCAACACAACCGCCACGCCCGGGATTACTACATTGCGCGGGGGGAGGAAGGGAGTCTTTACTGGGTGTTTCAGGATCTGACTTCGGAGGATTGGTATCTGCATGGTCTCTACGCCTGA
- a CDS encoding transposase: MSRPLRLEFPGAWYHVMNRGVARQTIFRDSDCYTAFLDTLAEAHRRFDLQIHAYCLMGNHYHLLVHTPRGNLSRAMRHINGVYTQRFNRLHRRDGPLFRGRYKAILVDADSYLLSLSRYIHRNPIETRKPLVGELEDYPWSSYPAYLNRASLPEWLYRDFVYGALGRRNKFRAYRDYVEQGVDTDMRAFYQSQRQAPIMGDDSFRARVLGEAGEISREVPRCERMLQVPESSDSLVAVVAEAFDLAVADIYGRPGRGRGAWNPARAVAMWLCQERAGMTLAEIGRLFGGIHYSGVSQAIRRLKGRLAEEGDDLQEVKVVLSMFSS; this comes from the coding sequence AACTATATTCCGTGATAGCGATTGCTATACGGCCTTTCTCGATACCCTTGCTGAAGCGCACAGGCGTTTCGATTTGCAAATCCACGCTTATTGCCTGATGGGCAATCACTATCATCTGCTCGTGCATACCCCTCGCGGCAATTTGAGCCGAGCCATGCGACATATCAACGGTGTCTATACTCAGCGTTTCAATCGACTGCACCGACGGGACGGCCCCTTGTTTCGCGGTCGCTACAAGGCCATTCTGGTGGATGCGGACAGTTACCTGTTGTCGCTGTCGCGCTACATTCACCGCAATCCCATCGAAACGCGCAAGCCGCTCGTCGGCGAGTTGGAGGATTACCCCTGGTCCAGCTATCCGGCCTATCTCAACCGCGCATCGTTACCGGAGTGGTTATACCGGGATTTTGTCTATGGGGCCCTTGGCCGCCGCAATAAGTTCCGGGCGTACCGCGATTATGTGGAGCAAGGTGTAGACACAGATATGCGGGCTTTCTATCAGAGTCAGCGCCAAGCGCCGATTATGGGAGATGATTCCTTTCGTGCGCGCGTTTTGGGAGAGGCCGGGGAGATAAGCCGTGAAGTGCCCCGTTGCGAGCGAATGTTACAGGTTCCGGAGTCCAGTGACTCTTTGGTGGCTGTGGTGGCGGAGGCCTTTGATCTGGCGGTCGCCGATATCTATGGCCGCCCCGGGCGGGGCCGGGGCGCCTGGAATCCGGCGCGGGCGGTGGCAATGTGGCTTTGCCAGGAGAGGGCGGGGATGACATTGGCGGAGATAGGCCGGCTGTTTGGGGGAATTCACTATAGCGGGGTGAGCCAGGCTATCCGGCGCCTGAAAGGGCGTTTGGCTGAGGAAGGCGATGACCTGCAGGAGGTTAAGGTTGTGTTGTCAATGTTCAGTTCCTAG
- a CDS encoding ATP-binding protein translates to MNRKQLILLEKWLKKANRKPIVLRGARQVGKSTLIRLFAKQQNRPLAEINLERHPDLSSVFATKDPVLLVNLLEALPRTGAIAPDSLLFLDEIQAVPEAIPALRYFYEDMPQLPLIAAGSLLEFALSDHQFSMPVGRVEYLHMGPMTFTEFLDALEETRLSDTIRRFHLGEELHPIIHKRLLELLRTYYFVGGMPEAVQTYAHSRRLKDVSEVHNSIIETYREDFPKYIGSRNLSRIQSVFNFAARNVGTKVKYSQFSSQDKSATIKGDIELLCMARVLSKVVHSHCSGLPLQADTEEKIYKLIFLDVGLMNAICGLNWQAITQMTDAQLINEGAIAEQFIGQHLQDILSSSPNRELTYWLREGRAANAEVDYVLGLNGQILPIEVKSGAAGSLKSLHQFAGEKDVPLAVRFDTGLPSQQTIQTQVRRAQQTLEVSYRLLSLPPYLVERLPELVQEGAANLDYRTHPHP, encoded by the coding sequence ATGAATCGCAAGCAATTGATTTTACTGGAAAAATGGCTCAAAAAGGCCAACCGGAAACCGATTGTCCTGCGGGGCGCGAGGCAGGTTGGCAAGTCCACCCTGATCAGACTGTTTGCGAAACAGCAAAACCGGCCCCTGGCGGAAATCAACCTGGAGCGGCACCCGGACCTCTCCTCAGTCTTTGCAACCAAAGATCCAGTCCTACTGGTAAACCTACTGGAAGCCCTGCCCCGCACAGGCGCGATAGCTCCCGACTCCCTCCTGTTTCTGGATGAAATCCAGGCGGTTCCGGAAGCAATACCGGCACTGCGCTATTTCTATGAAGACATGCCTCAGTTGCCCCTGATTGCCGCAGGCTCTTTGCTGGAATTCGCCCTGTCCGACCATCAGTTCTCCATGCCTGTGGGCCGGGTCGAATACCTGCATATGGGGCCCATGACCTTCACGGAATTTCTGGACGCGCTGGAGGAAACCAGGCTGTCCGACACCATCCGCCGCTTCCATCTCGGCGAGGAACTCCACCCCATCATTCACAAACGGCTGCTGGAGTTGTTGCGAACCTACTATTTCGTGGGCGGCATGCCCGAAGCCGTGCAGACCTACGCCCACAGCCGGCGGCTGAAAGATGTGAGCGAAGTACACAACTCCATCATTGAAACCTATCGCGAGGATTTCCCGAAGTACATCGGCTCAAGAAATCTCTCCCGTATTCAGAGCGTGTTCAACTTCGCCGCCCGCAACGTGGGCACAAAGGTCAAATACAGCCAGTTCTCGAGTCAGGACAAGAGTGCCACCATCAAGGGGGATATCGAACTTCTGTGCATGGCCCGCGTCTTGTCGAAAGTAGTACACAGCCATTGCAGCGGCCTGCCACTGCAAGCGGACACCGAAGAGAAAATCTACAAACTGATTTTTCTCGATGTCGGCCTGATGAACGCCATCTGCGGCCTGAACTGGCAGGCAATCACACAAATGACCGACGCCCAGCTGATCAATGAAGGTGCCATAGCCGAGCAATTTATCGGCCAACACCTGCAGGACATCCTCTCTTCATCACCCAATCGGGAATTGACCTACTGGTTGCGGGAAGGCCGCGCCGCCAACGCTGAAGTCGACTATGTATTGGGATTGAATGGGCAGATACTCCCCATCGAGGTCAAATCTGGCGCAGCCGGCAGCCTGAAATCCCTGCACCAGTTTGCGGGCGAAAAAGACGTACCGCTGGCAGTGCGGTTCGATACCGGTCTACCCTCACAACAGACGATCCAAACCCAGGTCCGCAGGGCACAGCAGACCCTCGAAGTCAGCTACCGTCTGCTTTCCCTGCCACCCTACCTGGTAGAACGGCTGCCGGAATTGGTCCAGGAAGGGGCGGCAAATCTCGACTATCGAACGCATCCCCACCCCTGA
- the imuA gene encoding translesion DNA synthesis-associated protein ImuA, translating to MNRAENFLQNNRLTTESRQQRLQQLLARPDIWQAANEHRRRRPGIATGYSALDALLAGRGWPRGATTELLVDRSGIGEISLLLPALAEITQREEMVILVNPPYIPYAPALARAGVQLEKLLILHPHGHRDELWAVEQSLQSGCCGALLNWQGRGTPADKDLRRLQVAAREGEALHFHFRPGTSAASPSPAALRLQLSGDGDQLALQLLKQLGGQSGQKLHLARNPDLTRRDRPLH from the coding sequence GTGAACCGTGCCGAAAACTTCTTGCAAAACAACCGCTTAACCACGGAATCGAGACAACAGCGCCTGCAGCAGCTGCTGGCCCGGCCGGATATCTGGCAGGCCGCCAATGAACACAGGCGCCGCCGGCCGGGCATCGCCACCGGCTACAGCGCCCTGGACGCGCTGCTCGCCGGGCGCGGCTGGCCCCGCGGCGCCACCACCGAGCTGCTGGTGGACCGATCCGGCATCGGCGAAATCTCCCTGCTGCTGCCGGCACTGGCGGAGATCACCCAACGGGAAGAGATGGTAATCCTGGTCAACCCGCCCTATATCCCCTACGCCCCGGCCCTGGCCAGGGCCGGAGTCCAGTTGGAAAAACTGCTGATCCTGCATCCCCACGGACACAGGGATGAACTCTGGGCCGTCGAGCAGTCCCTGCAATCCGGCTGCTGCGGCGCCCTACTCAACTGGCAGGGCCGGGGGACTCCGGCGGACAAGGACCTGCGCCGCCTGCAAGTCGCCGCCCGCGAGGGCGAGGCGCTGCATTTCCACTTCCGCCCCGGCACCTCCGCCGCCAGCCCCTCCCCCGCCGCCCTGCGTCTGCAGCTGAGTGGAGACGGCGATCAGCTGGCGCTGCAACTGCTCAAACAACTCGGCGGCCAGTCCGGCCAGAAACTGCACCTGGCCCGCAACCCCGACCTGACCCGGCGCGACCGCCCATTACATTGA